The DNA sequence TTAAGACTTACATGCCCAATAAAAAAGATTCAAGGAACCAACTAAGGAAGAGttcataacaaaacacaacccctcccccaaaataaattccaacGTTATCACGTCGACTTGATGGCTCCAACAAAAGACTTCCCTCCAAGTCACCTACTGCtgctcatctgctcccacgaacgaaagttcgagatcatcacagacACCAATCACAtggtataaaaattgaaaatgtgagtttattataaaacatCAACAAATACCAAAAGACAATgattaacaagaaaacaataacaatgaCCACAATCATTCTTAATAACCCATCGGTTCAACGTACACTTAACAAACTAGTCATCAACTTTTCCATATTTCAAATCATATATGCTCAGAATGATACATGCACTTGACTCAATTctaaaatgcaatgtggtaccatttatctagaaatagcctaagtgtgtccacatgatactctcacttaggaaaactaggcagcaagtgtcaaggtcaccctgtcgtgcacaggcaactccccTCCCCCCCAATGGTGATCAACCTGAGTCTCAAGGAAGTTctaaaccgagtgacatgcccccaagtacaagtatttttcctcatgaaaaactacgagtacttactaacaaagtttgtactattttcatgcaatatgaagtatgaaacataagcgtcatcaatgcactgaccatggataattaaagattctaagtcatcctcCTCTCTCTCCAggaatgcttaaaactctttaaaacaTTATGTCCCCCTctagggatatccaacatggtCACCACACCCcacatgtacatacacaacatacatcatcaacatcaacatcatcatcaacatcacacgcaatcacattccacatacatacatataaattcatGCCCGAGATTCATATTCCTTAGGTCTTCAGGCAATATAAAcctcatacaacaacaatcTATAATACCACGAGACTcatatttttaaggaaaattctaaattaaagaggaaaactataatattcaaaacaaactcttatgcctatttaaaatttaataaagaagtaaatagaagaacaaatataaaattttggacaGAGTCTCCTCTATAATTAagacttttcccaaaaatttcaatcaatacaacaacatcattgacaatttcaatcatcaataacaaacctatcgcatcccattagttaaaaatatagtttttcttgaaaaccagcacgcacatcaataacaaatatatcacattccattagttaaaaatacaatttttcttgaaaatcagcatgcacagggacaaacatacattcctataattgggttccctgaccccaactatggtatcaaaagttgtaaacaaacaataaaccCCCCTTACCTATCTATATCTCTCTCTTAGTTCCTTGCGACATTGTTCTAAGATCTCTTAGGTTCACGTCCATTCATCCAAACGCAGAactctatataccaaatcaaagataattcagtatagatttcaaagacaaggttaatattaacttttggggtcaaatatccattcaatttaaaaagggGCTAATGGAGTATTTTGAGATTCGTATCAAAGagaagtcattttgaaattctgatcacgCTACTCTGACCAGGGTTCAACAAATGTTACAAAAACaaagtctattttataaaaatgcaacttttacaatgtctctttttcaagggtttttcaaagaaagtgtaaaaacatccaataATGGTTCTCAAGTTAGAAGAGATGCAAAGATAAACTTAAACTAACAAGGAGAAGGCTTAAAATCACGGTTACCTCGAAGAAACCGCAAAGGAAGGATTGGAggcttcgttctctaccgaatcttcgagttgagttttgaagattcCACTCCGATTAAACAGTTCTTCTCCGTGCGGTGGTCCAACAACAAGCAAAGGCGGCTCGTGGTGGTCATCGGTGGTcagtggtggaggaggaggttgGGGGTGTTGGGGGAGGATTTAGGggaagagaaggagaaagaaatgactctttTATGCTACTGGACAAATTTGTAGCCTGCAACACTCGCCCAGGCAAAatttggctcgcctgggcgagctgatccAGCTCAAATTTTATTGCTTCggttaaaatattatatctCATACTCAAGATGTTATATTGCAAATCTCAACGGTTAGAATGTGCAAAATTGGGTTGCAAGACTATAGTCTAGATTTTAAAGCGATCAAACAGTTAACGAATCTAGGATTGTGGTTTTAGTGAAACAGgtttaagtaaaatttgaaatctcataatttcaacctaagtccacataactcaacattcaCATCAAGCAAATCGCATATGGCTAATTCACACAATAccttaactcatccaaattaatcaagtaatcaaataacacaagaaaaacatcaaacatctattttCAATTATCGAAATTTCAGGGCGTTACATCAAGGAGGGATAGGGTCTGTTAgcattttttgttatatattatatgtctATGAGTAtgcacctatatatatataaatgaaaatgacaaaaatgacATTAGAAAATTTACCAAAAtcctgttttgtttcttttttatcttctgGAGGTAAATTTTCTAATGTCCTTTCcttaattttcattcataaataTAGGTGCACACTCATAGACATATAACAGAAAATGTTAATGGACCTTATCCCTGCTTGACACCTTTATCCCTAGATATTCCACTAAAAACCAAAAGCAAGGATAAAGCGATTCCACTATGAGAATGTATTATTTGTGCACTACTGCAATAGTCTAAATATCAACCTAGTGAACATATTCCTCCCAATCTGTGGGTTTCCTGCTAACGCATTTGGGTCACTGTTGCTGCGTGCTATCATTGCTAGTCGTAAGTTGGAACTGTAATTGCAGGATGAACAACTAATATTATGAGAGATAAATAAAGCAGTTGCAAGCCTAATGGCGATGAATGGCAAAAAAACAAGCATTAAAAAGGCGTAAGAAAACTCTGTTAACGTTGGGAATGTGAACTCGATAAGAGATGAAGTCATGAAGATAGCAACGGTCATGATGCCAAATTCCAAATAGTAGTaagcaaaaaataaaggatATATCAATTTCTGTCCTCTATCTAACGGTAACTTCGCAGAACTTGCTTCTCTCTCTTGGCCCCACACTCTCAATGCTCAATAGTTGCTGAAaactcaaataataaataatacaaaaaaaaagaatcttaaTTAATAAGTAAGAATGAACGGTTTTAGGGTTAGGCACGCATTGTACTCGCAGTGGGTAAGTCAAACCTCTCTAATCAAATACACTCTTTCAGCATCCCTAttacaatcattttttttttctttttaattcttcatTCATATACATCCCATTCATAGACCGCAGTCAcctctgcatttttttttttaattcttgtagCCAGCTTTTACTCGCCTAGGTCATCACACTTCTACTGCCCCAAATTACGCATTCttatcctttctttctttttcctcttaaaGTTAAAATGTCTTTAATAAAACACATGTTAAAGTCAACATTCAAATAAGATTTTGATTCCATTTACCTTTTCTTTGTTGAATGATGCgacaaataagaagaaaaaaaaaacttaaatttaaaattttacgaACTTTCTTTTACTTAACCAAACCTGCCAACTCACGATACTAATTtttacaaacatatttttaacttaaaagtaTGTCgaaataaatagaataatttaatcatcatattgttaatgtaaaaatttataaactttgaatcaattaaaaatattcttgtaatgattctttaaaataattatattaaaaattaataaatttaccccacataacaatttataacaACTATTTTTACAATGTCAATAcagtttacttaaaaaaaaatctaaagagAATTGGAAATTTTCTCATGATTCAACACTTTTCACCTTTGttaatgtttcttttatttttggctCTTTTTATGTGTAAGTGCTATAATTAGAATTGGATTCTCTTACATATATAGTAggtcctatatatatatatatatatatatatatatatatatatatatatatatatatatatatatatatatatatatataaagagtgtattattttttaagagtctTAACATGTTTTATAAAcacaattaataattattgagAAAAGAGATAAATACACAATATAAGAATTAAGTTATCAAGTtatcatgttaaaaatattgtaatcgaGAAATAGATGgtatttattagttaattttatattaaatgaaaatctTTCAACAATTTAGTATATATATTAGAACTACTAAAATGGGGAATAACATTTTCAAGAGATGTTTACATGagttgtttaactttttttctcataGAGCATACAACATGAAGTTGTTTATACAAGTAATTGTTGTTTAACAACATTACACCatgaataacatatttttaagcATGTAgggtttataaaattaatttaagtactCACTTTAGCATTCTTAGCATTTAAGTAAATTCTTGTTTAAAAtgcttaaatttatataaaattataaaaccaataaaattatgataactAACTTATATAAGTAACTACGCATGGTAGATTCTCAAAAAAAATCCCATGATATTTTCTCTATTAATTacatcttaaattatttttttgactaatttttatattttcttataacttCTGCCTTGTTTccatattcatattttatataattttttggacAGATCATATTTTGTATAGATTAATGCATAATAAGTGactaatgataatataattaagggctaatattatatattagactttaaatttatgtgctatcaatataattttttttacattatcaactaACAAAAGTTATCATTATAACTTTTgtatttatgataataaaaataataaattaattatatataacaacgaGTTATGAtcttatacaaattatttgCATTATTAGTGTATatcttaatttagtttttatacaactagatatattatattatactaatAAGTTGTTGGTCAACTTGATATTGAATCTAAtctttttaaacaatattttgaatttaaattttgtagatgaaaaaaatatataattgaaagaaaataatttcatcaaaatattcaatcaaattttttcaataaaaattaattatcaataaaattgataaataattcatatcgatcattcagtaaaaaaaaaaaacagatacatcatattatttcaatattagttttaaaatatttaatatttattttctccttattttttttttctcaatatttgaatttccataattcaaccaaaaaagacaagaacaaaatcaattcaaaataaacttataaCACAATCTTGACCCTTTATTTCAACAAGAGacaacacaaaagaaaaaagctcAAATAATGGAGAGCAAGGGCAAAATAGAGTTGgcagaaaaagaagtaataaGCTGGTCAAAGAACGTTTTAAAATTGACTATGTGATAGCTGTGTCTGTGTTGTGTCTTGTGCCTCGCAAATCGCAATTAACACGCAAAAAAGGTGGATCCCACACTGACCCCAATCTGACCCAGAACAACAATATTCTATTCCCGTCCTTTATAAACACACCTCACCCCTCCCTTATATCAACGTGTCTCTCTCAAACACACAAGCCAAacccaaacacaacaacacaaagaaaaaaagagcacAAACAGACCAATTCCAACGGTTGAATTTTTTGGCTGAAGACACCCCACCGACGTTAGTCAAATAAAACATGTCTTGCTCCGTCGCGGTTTCCAATTCGCCGGtgttctctccttcttcttccctcTTCTGCTCGAAGCCCTCCATCATCTCTTCTTCGCCGGAATCCCTCTCGCTCTCTCTCTCGCATCTCAAACCTTCCAACTCTTCTACGACGTCGTCTTGTTCTTCACCCTCTGCTGctgcttcttcatcttcttctccttcttctccgtTTCGGCTTCGCCTTCCCAAGCCTCCCACCGTGttctctgcttcttcttctgcttcgTCTACCTCTCCGAACGGCACCGTTTTGAAGAGGAAGCGACCCGCTAGGTTGGACATACCCGTTTCCTCTCTCACCTTTGCGGTTCCGCCCACGCCCTCCGCGGCGGCGCGTGACTTGGTCGAGGCTGAGGAAGATGGGTTTGGGGTGTACTGCAAGAGAGGCAGGAGGGAGTACATGGAGGATCGTTACACCGCTGGGAATAATCTTCGCGGAGAACACAAACtggtaagaaaaaaatttattattttttcatttaaaaataaaattttggagGTTGGGACTATGCTTTTAGGAAGTGGGGTTGTGGAAAGTTTGAAACTTTCGATCTGGGTCTAGTTGAATTGAATTGATGAAGATTTTGAATGATTGTGAATTTTTCTATATATGGTTATGTCAATTTTATGAGTTTTTAGGTAGATGCGGTACGGGAAATTGTGATTTATTTACTCGGTTATGTATTTGTAAAGCGAATAACAAAATAAAGCCTTTAATTTTATGTCTGAATTATTGTTTTGAAGTTTAAGAGTTCTTTGAGTGATTAGGGTGTGGGGTAATGATATTTGTGTGTGTGAATTGACTAGGTTACTTTACCCGTTAGATTGAATAGTTAAAGCTGTGAAGAAATTAGGGAAAGATCATCATGAGTGTGATTTTAATTGAGGATTGATTAATATGCTCTTCATGCTCATGCTTAATTAGCTGAATGGATTTGAGTGGAATGAAATCTAATGAGGAGGAAATTTGTTTTGTGATTGCAGGCTTTTTTTGGCATATTTGATGGGCACGGTGGTGCAAAAGCTGCTGAATTTGCTGCAAATAACTTGCAAAAGAATGTGTTAGATGAAGTTATTGTGAGAGATGAAGATGATGTTGAGGAGGCAGTGAAGCGTGGGTACCTGAACACCGATTCGGATTTCCTAAAGGAGGATCTCCATGGTGGCTCTTGCTGTGTGACAGCATTGATTAGGAATGGTAACCTCGTTGTGTCCAACGCGGGTGATTGCCGTGCTGTCATTAGCAGAGGGGGTGTTGCTGAGGCCCTAACATCTGATCACAGGCCTTCAAGGGAAGATGAAAGGGACAGAATTGAGAGCCTGGTAAGCTTCTGAGTGTGATAGTACTTTATCTTTTCTGTCTGGTCATTGAAACCACATCAACATGTTTGAATTTGGATTTGTTGGTTATTAAAAGCATTGGAATTTGTCTTGCAGGGTGGCTATGTCGATTTATGCCGCGGTGTTTGGAGGATCCAGGGATCTCTGGCTGTGTCAAGGGGAATTGGAGATAGACACCTGAAACAATGGGTGACAGCAGAACCTGAGACCAAAGTTCTCCGAATTGAACCTGAACATGACTTGTTAATTTTAGCTTCAGATGGATTATGGGATAAGGTATAGAACTTGTCCATTTCACTTCACAATATCTATAGTGTCTTTATTCAAGTATTGTTCAATATTTGTTGCTCATGGATTGGACTGGTTTCACTAAACAAGtttctttctcattctcatttcaGGTTGGTAATCAGGAAGCAGTAGATATTGCTCGTTCTTTTCTCGTAGGCAACAACAAATCACAACCATTGCTGCAGGCTTGTAAAAAGCTTGTAGATTTGTCTGTTTCACGAGGCTCTTTGGATGATACAAGTGTCATGCTAATCAAATTGGAGCACTATATTTAAAGTTACCTTAGTACAACTAAGGTTTCAAGATTATTGCAGTTGAGATCGCATTGAGGTCAAGATTGCGTTGCAGTTTGTGATTTTTGAACAACCTTGGTGGTGCCTGATGATGGATAGAGAGTAGCTGATTCTTTTCTGTATATATAAATCTGACTACCTTATTGGAATTTTTTGTACCCGCGTAGGGGAGGGATATTAACAATAAcatttagtaattatttttttcatagaataatttatgtaataagcataaagttaattaatttatacattatttatttagtaattcatttattttttacactGAAGTTTTCTAATTTGTGATGGATTACAGTTTCCCTTTTAAGTACATAAATGCAAAAGTTGTTGTAGAATGATTCAATCAATGAATCTCTCAAAATTTATCAGTCAGCCAAATTTTGGCCTTCTTCTCATGAATTTAGTCAGCTTAATCTAACGGTTAGATATTGAGCTTCTCTGTCTTTCGAATTTGACGGCTTATTCAAATTGCGCTTGCATTATTGCAAGGAAATGAATTTTATCCCTATAAATAATTTCTGGCCTTGATTTATCCCTATAAATAATTACTTACTTCGAACCCACTCTTCTACCACGTGAATATCCCATTAACATGGGctattgttatatatagagataGAGATCCATGTTCGTTTGTTCTAGAAgttaataacataaattgagTTAGATATATTCTCATATATATAGAGATTCATGCTCGTTGTTTTACTTCTAAtgttaataacataaaaattgagTAAGATAGGTTGTCATGCTTTATAATATAGATTTATTTCAATATAACAGAAACTTTCCTTGTTATCTCTGTATTATTGGATCTTGAGTAGGgttacatcaataaaattttgcttataaaaaaattgttgtgttGTGTCCACTCACTTGTGCATGGAGATACTTAGGTCACTCTTCTCGGAAAGAACTTGACTGTtctactatttttctttatgaaatAAACATTTAGTACATGTGAAAAGCACgttttataattgttatatttatgttagtttttgttaatgtAAAGTAACTATTATTGCAAATTAAATGCTTCTCCAGTTTCCAAGACTAGTTTTTGGTCTCTCAAATGTTTGACATTGACTCGGCGGAAAAAGCCTGGAACTGTGGAAATGAGTTCTTGTTGCTAGGTTTGTGTGAAAGATATATATTGGCACAAAGTCTATGAGCTTAATTTAgtatgaagaaaattaaaattatttttttataaatctctGGTGAAAATTAATGTGAACgttactattattaatttataaacagCACCGTTGGCAGAAGTTGAACAAGTTTCCTGGCCATTAGCATCACTAACAAGATTGTCCTGCCGACCAccgaattgaaaaaaaaaatgatgaaaatgtaaaaaagaatTGGTATCATATATCCGCCGCACTTGTTTGTCATGCACACTGAATAAATGGAACCACTTTATAAACAATGAAGAAATTGACAATTTCAGATCCAAAATTccaaatatatttaatcaagAAACGCTATTTTGTGTTTACACTAGTTTTTAGAGTCTAGTAATGTCTAAGTCGACTGGTTCTGCGCGTTTTTGGactattcttttttttgttttcttttcatacgtattgtcattttaaaattagataatttaTAACATTATTCGTTGTAgtctaattctaattaattaacctCAAGGTTCTAAATTGTAGTGATCTTTCATATTATATGACGACTAAATATAGCAATCGCAATTGATCGTGATACATGGTTACCTATGGTTTTTAATCTTACTAATCTCACGCAGTCACTTGCTATTGGAAGCCCTTGAGGTATAGTCGTATAGAGTATAGACTTTTCTATTAGATGAttgatgaaatttttattttaattggtgCGAATATTCAGTAATTGCCACtgcaacataaaaaataatgcgAGAATTCAGTGTGTGTGTACACATTAAGATGGGgatgttaattaataataatgaagtGATGGTGACAATAAGATATTTGTTGTAAGCTTGACTTGAGATTAACTTGGGATGAAGGTTGGTTCGAGGCAATGAGACTACATAGGCACATGACACGTTCACATTCGAGGATCCTTCCCGGAAGGCACAACGTGTTTGTTTGTCAACTACACTTGGGGCActccaaaacaaataaatgaccttttgtttgATGATACATTACATCCTCGTAGATGTTCCACAAATATTTTGAGAAGGGGAATGTACATGTAACTAAACCCTAAAGTCCAATCACCAACCGACATTAGTAATTGGATGTGCATGTATCCCCGTACCATACGGCGAATACTAAATAATCTCATCAATTTGATTACTTGATTGCTTCAGAGGAGAATCAGTCATCTATCTCCTAATGATATATCATTGTGTACGTTGTGAAACATGCACgttgttaatttgtttatttggaTTATGCttcttattattagttttttttttttggaagattCTGTTTTATTATAATGGTCAAAACGTCTatgcttttcatttttctatcaAAAAAGAGATTTCCGGAGGAttcaagagagagaaataatTGCTTTTGGGATGAATCAGTCAAGTTATATGCAATATCCGTTAGTTGTACcatttgtttatttgttgtttCGGGGAAATAAATTTTCCAAATTGtaagtttgtttttaatttgtttgtgaGAGATTTGAAACTATGAAAATGTGTTCTCTTGTCGAAGGAAAAtgtatatttatcaataaaaagaccAAGATGTAATATAATACACGATTAGAACAAAATGAAGAACTGGAAGCATCTTTCTAATTACAGACTCATCTATATGATTGTCAAAGTAATATGAAGTTAAAATCTTACAGATCAAGGGACATGGATTAGTATGAAATAAAAGCACACAGAATAATTATTGACTCTAATTATTTTAAGGTGACCCATTCAACCGTGTATTTTGCTTTTCCTGGATTGGAATAAAAATTACGTTCATAAGAAGATTAGGTAAAGTATGAAGAAACAGCCTCCCTCTGTTATGCCTGTATCATATATTATAGTATTGAAACAATCATTaagaaaaaatgtgaaatttaatttaatgaaccATATTAATGAAATCATGAGATGCGCGTGGAAATATATTAAGTATGTACCAACACGAGAAGTAATTTGTGAGTGTCTAATTCTTAAAGCAGGAAacgagagaaaataaaaattataaggaaaaaaaatgtaagtccAGTTACATAATGAGTAATGATTCTCTTACTATTCCAATAGTAGTCACATTTGTTACATCTCTCTCACTTCTTTCTCTGATTACTCCTATTTTGTTACATCATAATAATAGTTATATCAATTACTTATCTTTTTCACTTCGTAGCTATATATGTATCCAAATCTTTACATAATATCACTTCGAATGAACTTGGAAGGATATGACAACTTATGCTTATATACTCTACAAGCCCTCACAAAAACATAGTCTAAACTATTGAATAAGACAACCCAAATTTCATTTGTGTTAAAAGATTCTATTTCCATTCAAG is a window from the Glycine max cultivar Williams 82 chromosome 2, Glycine_max_v4.0, whole genome shotgun sequence genome containing:
- the LOC100797934 gene encoding probable protein phosphatase 2C 25; translated protein: MSCSVAVSNSPVFSPSSSLFCSKPSIISSSPESLSLSLSHLKPSNSSTTSSCSSPSAAASSSSSPSSPFRLRLPKPPTVFSASSSASSTSPNGTVLKRKRPARLDIPVSSLTFAVPPTPSAAARDLVEAEEDGFGVYCKRGRREYMEDRYTAGNNLRGEHKLAFFGIFDGHGGAKAAEFAANNLQKNVLDEVIVRDEDDVEEAVKRGYLNTDSDFLKEDLHGGSCCVTALIRNGNLVVSNAGDCRAVISRGGVAEALTSDHRPSREDERDRIESLGGYVDLCRGVWRIQGSLAVSRGIGDRHLKQWVTAEPETKVLRIEPEHDLLILASDGLWDKVGNQEAVDIARSFLVGNNKSQPLLQACKKLVDLSVSRGSLDDTSVMLIKLEHYI